From a region of the Sporosarcina ureilytica genome:
- the nhaC gene encoding Na+/H+ antiporter NhaC yields the protein MEREKRLPNLAEILFVLISFGFIMILFIVKLDISIQLALLTSWFVIMAVGLKIGYSYKEMQDGMLNGIYDGLEAVLVLLSVGALIGTWIAGGVVPSLIYYGLSIINPSIFLLAAFIICTITSIATGTSFGSAGTAGIAMMAIGASFGFPLPLVAGAVISGCYVGDKLSPLSDTTVMTASLSKVDLIEHIKSMLTVSFPAWFIAGCLFLVTGFLYKGSGDLSTATATMNALQTHFNIGWYMLIPAVVVIVLLAFRAPSIPVILLGAFLGTLWAFFFQGSSFLGAFNILYAGNSIESGVPFIDNLLNRGGIVFMLDVIVLIILALSVGGLMERIGVLRAIGNYLAKWATNPGKLTVSTMVGGVLGNVFGAAYVSLITASKMTGDNYDRMNIDRRVLSRNTEAGGTVTTPMVPWSDGGVFMAAALGVSTLSYLPFLWFNFLVIIISVIYGFTGKFIWRTDAQEEVIEEVEVAIPNTKLEV from the coding sequence ATGGAAAGGGAAAAACGGTTACCGAATCTTGCTGAAATACTGTTCGTGCTCATTAGTTTTGGGTTCATTATGATTTTGTTTATTGTCAAATTGGATATCTCTATTCAACTTGCATTATTAACATCATGGTTCGTCATTATGGCGGTCGGTTTAAAGATAGGTTATTCGTATAAAGAAATGCAAGATGGCATGCTAAATGGCATCTATGACGGTTTGGAAGCTGTACTTGTCTTACTTTCCGTTGGTGCATTAATCGGCACATGGATTGCAGGCGGAGTAGTTCCATCGCTTATTTATTACGGGTTATCCATTATTAACCCGAGTATTTTTCTACTAGCGGCGTTTATCATTTGTACAATTACATCGATTGCCACGGGGACATCATTTGGTTCAGCCGGTACAGCTGGAATCGCAATGATGGCAATTGGCGCAAGTTTTGGTTTTCCACTGCCGCTTGTAGCAGGGGCTGTCATTTCGGGTTGTTATGTAGGGGATAAATTATCACCATTGTCCGATACGACAGTCATGACCGCATCGTTATCGAAAGTCGATTTAATTGAACATATTAAATCGATGCTCACGGTCAGTTTCCCAGCTTGGTTCATTGCAGGATGTTTATTTTTAGTAACCGGCTTCTTGTACAAAGGATCAGGTGATTTAAGTACTGCAACTGCAACGATGAACGCTTTACAAACACATTTCAATATCGGCTGGTATATGTTAATTCCTGCGGTTGTTGTCATAGTTTTGTTAGCGTTTAGAGCACCTTCGATTCCAGTCATTTTACTTGGAGCATTCTTAGGAACGTTATGGGCCTTCTTTTTTCAAGGCTCGTCCTTTCTAGGGGCATTTAATATTTTATATGCAGGAAATTCAATTGAATCAGGTGTTCCATTTATTGATAATTTATTAAACCGTGGCGGTATTGTCTTCATGCTTGATGTCATTGTGCTCATTATTTTAGCGCTAAGTGTTGGCGGACTGATGGAAAGAATCGGTGTGCTGCGGGCAATCGGTAACTATTTAGCAAAATGGGCGACGAATCCAGGAAAGTTGACAGTGTCGACTATGGTTGGAGGCGTATTAGGGAATGTGTTCGGGGCAGCTTATGTGTCTCTAATTACGGCTAGTAAAATGACAGGAGATAACTATGATCGTATGAATATCGATCGACGTGTCCTTTCTCGAAATACTGAGGCAGGCGGAACAGTAACAACGCCAATGGTTCCTTGGTCTGACGGAGGCGTCTTTATGGCCGCTGCACTTGGTGTGTCCACTTTAAGTTATTTGCCATTTCTATGGTTTAACTTTTTAGTCATTATCATTTCAGTGATTTACGGTTTTACAGGTAAATTTATTTGGCGTACAGACGCACAAGAAGAAGTGATTGAAGAAGTAGAAGTTGCAATACCAAATACAAAATTAGAAGTTTAA
- a CDS encoding proline racemase family protein produces MSFGKLFSTIDTHVAGEAFRIVTNSSIRFHEDDVQAANDALVNGFEHERNLLLNEPRGHRGMHGCIVLPTKEADVRLLFFNHKGVSPFKYEGLLATLTALIETGTIAQKEDGIYTIETVQGIYTVKTVVKGGEVISTKIDSKTCSRLNEEKDADIVQVDNKRNYVIYECPTSIPAIELQHLAAIQQWGIQKTVELSNAGVQYEGVVLLEKDEGNASSVRSVTFEKDGYILRSPGIDTSFAILTSLDEQTVLKNESVFGSCLEVSLTQSDERGKQFSVATEAFVTGTHNFILDEEDPLKEGFLLA; encoded by the coding sequence ATGAGTTTTGGAAAGTTATTTTCAACAATCGATACGCATGTCGCGGGTGAGGCATTTAGAATTGTCACGAATTCTTCGATTAGATTTCATGAAGACGATGTTCAAGCAGCCAATGATGCATTGGTAAATGGTTTTGAACATGAAAGAAATTTACTTTTGAATGAACCGCGAGGACACAGGGGGATGCACGGTTGTATTGTATTGCCAACCAAAGAAGCTGATGTTCGATTACTATTTTTTAATCATAAAGGGGTAAGTCCTTTTAAATATGAGGGATTATTAGCAACTTTGACTGCGTTGATTGAAACGGGAACGATTGCGCAAAAGGAAGATGGCATTTATACAATCGAGACAGTTCAGGGCATTTATACGGTGAAGACGGTCGTAAAAGGCGGTGAAGTAATCTCCACCAAAATTGATAGTAAAACATGCTCGAGACTAAATGAAGAGAAGGATGCTGACATTGTTCAAGTAGATAATAAAAGAAATTATGTCATTTACGAATGTCCAACTTCTATTCCGGCAATAGAATTACAGCATTTGGCAGCGATCCAGCAATGGGGAATTCAAAAGACTGTAGAACTATCAAATGCCGGTGTTCAGTATGAAGGAGTTGTTCTTTTAGAAAAAGATGAAGGAAATGCATCAAGTGTGCGCTCTGTAACTTTTGAAAAGGATGGTTATATTTTACGTTCACCAGGAATTGACACTTCCTTTGCAATTTTAACTTCTTTGGATGAACAAACAGTCCTTAAAAATGAAAGTGTTTTTGGAAGTTGTTTAGAAGTATCCCTTACCCAATCAGATGAGCGAGGAAAACAATTTTCCGTGGCAACAGAAGCATTTGTTACTGGCACGCATAATTTCATTTTAGATGAAGAAGACCCTTTAAAGGAGGGGTTCTTATTGGCATAG
- a CDS encoding proline racemase family protein — protein MNFQRVFSTIDTHTGGNPTRTVISGLPKLKGDTMSEKMLYMEENYDWMRNFLMNEPRGHGVMSGALLTDPCHPDADIGVIYIETGGYLPMCGHDTIGCCTALVEAGLIDVQEPYTNINLDTPAGLIKVKIKVEDGKAKEVTFANAPSFLLKSIEIDVEGIGHIECDIAYGGNFYGIIDARKLNIPLVTENATAIIDKAITIRNAINESVEVVHPEFPFINGLTHIEFFTDPVDPTADLKNTVVVPPGGIDRSPCGTGTSAKLATMYRNKEIGIDEEFVYESIVGSLFKARVLQETTVKDVEAVVNEVTGSAWIMGMHRFFYNERDPLSEGYLLIPPMEEIPVVSGGVKS, from the coding sequence ATGAATTTTCAACGTGTATTTTCAACTATCGATACTCATACAGGCGGCAATCCAACACGCACGGTAATTAGCGGATTGCCAAAGTTAAAAGGGGACACGATGTCCGAGAAAATGCTTTATATGGAAGAAAACTATGATTGGATGCGCAACTTCTTAATGAATGAACCTCGTGGGCATGGCGTTATGTCGGGTGCACTGTTGACGGACCCATGTCATCCGGATGCAGATATCGGTGTCATTTATATTGAAACAGGCGGTTATTTACCAATGTGCGGTCACGATACAATCGGTTGCTGTACAGCGCTTGTTGAGGCAGGACTGATTGACGTTCAAGAGCCTTACACGAATATTAATTTGGATACACCAGCAGGTTTAATCAAAGTGAAAATTAAAGTAGAAGATGGAAAAGCGAAAGAAGTTACTTTTGCGAATGCACCGTCATTCCTACTGAAATCCATCGAGATTGATGTGGAAGGAATTGGACATATCGAGTGTGATATTGCATATGGCGGTAATTTTTACGGCATTATCGATGCCCGTAAATTAAATATTCCACTTGTGACAGAAAATGCAACTGCCATCATCGATAAAGCCATTACAATTCGAAATGCGATTAACGAATCTGTAGAAGTTGTACATCCAGAGTTTCCTTTTATCAATGGATTGACACATATTGAATTTTTCACAGACCCAGTTGATCCAACAGCTGATTTGAAAAATACAGTTGTCGTCCCGCCAGGTGGGATTGATCGTTCACCATGCGGAACAGGAACTTCTGCAAAACTTGCGACGATGTATCGCAATAAAGAAATCGGAATTGACGAAGAGTTTGTGTATGAAAGTATTGTCGGTTCATTATTTAAGGCACGCGTACTTCAGGAGACAACTGTAAAGGATGTCGAAGCGGTTGTGAATGAAGTGACTGGTTCAGCGTGGATTATGGGCATGCATCGCTTTTTCTATAATGAAAGAGATCCGCTCAGCGAAGGTTATTTACTCATCCCCCCAATGGAGGAAATTCCAGTTGTGTCAGGAGGTGTAAAGTCATGA
- a CDS encoding NAD(P)/FAD-dependent oxidoreductase — protein sequence MGAAIAYYGAKAGLDITVLEKSELASGTSSRCDGNILAIDKDPGFDSQMSLKSQQLVHQLNKELEISFEYRNPGSILVCENDEEMEAANKWVRKQQEAGLDFRMLDREDLRNESKYFADDLYGGLECKTDSTVNPYMLTFSMFHSAKKLGAQIHQHTEVTNLKLEANGEFRIETTNGVFTAKKVVNAGGIWAPRIGEMVDVDVPITPRKGQIIVASRQQPVGLRKVMEFGYLISKFGGERVVDPITEKYGVALVFEPTESQNFLIGSSREFVGFNTKVNHEVTKTIARRAVRFYPKIADMTVIRTYAGLRPWTEDHLPIISEVEEVPGFYIAAGHEGDGISLAAVTGKLIEEMINEKETSIPIEPLRLSRFKERVTLV from the coding sequence ATGGGAGCAGCAATTGCTTATTACGGCGCTAAAGCGGGACTAGACATTACCGTACTTGAAAAAAGTGAATTGGCAAGTGGAACATCATCAAGATGTGACGGGAATATTTTAGCGATTGATAAAGACCCGGGATTCGATAGCCAAATGTCATTAAAAAGCCAACAACTGGTTCACCAATTAAATAAAGAGTTGGAGATTTCGTTTGAATATAGAAATCCTGGAAGTATTTTAGTTTGTGAAAATGATGAAGAAATGGAAGCGGCAAATAAATGGGTTCGGAAACAACAGGAAGCTGGGCTGGATTTTCGAATGTTGGATAGAGAAGACTTAAGAAATGAATCCAAGTATTTCGCAGATGATTTATATGGCGGGTTGGAATGCAAAACAGATTCTACTGTAAATCCTTATATGCTGACATTTTCAATGTTTCATAGTGCGAAGAAGTTAGGCGCTCAAATTCATCAGCATACTGAAGTGACGAATCTAAAATTGGAAGCGAATGGCGAATTTAGAATTGAAACGACGAATGGCGTGTTTACCGCAAAAAAGGTTGTGAACGCGGGGGGGATTTGGGCCCCCAGAATTGGGGAAATGGTAGACGTTGACGTCCCAATCACCCCTAGAAAAGGGCAAATTATCGTTGCTTCAAGGCAACAACCTGTTGGACTTCGTAAAGTGATGGAATTCGGTTATTTAATTTCTAAATTTGGCGGAGAACGAGTAGTTGATCCGATTACTGAAAAATACGGTGTTGCATTAGTGTTTGAACCGACGGAAAGTCAAAACTTTTTAATCGGAAGCAGCCGTGAGTTCGTTGGTTTTAATACGAAAGTAAATCACGAAGTAACGAAAACCATTGCGAGACGCGCGGTTCGTTTTTATCCAAAAATCGCCGACATGACAGTGATTCGGACTTACGCAGGTTTAAGGCCGTGGACTGAAGACCATTTACCAATCATTTCCGAAGTTGAAGAAGTACCAGGTTTTTATATAGCGGCGGGTCATGAAGGGGACGGCATTAGTTTAGCGGCTGTTACTGGAAAGTTAATAGAAGAAATGATTAATGAAAAGGAAACATCGATTCCGATAGAACCTTTACGACTCAGTCGATTTAAAGAAAGGGTGACGCTCGTATGA
- a CDS encoding sigma-54 interaction domain-containing protein, whose product MVSVKKNLKDIVNRQANFFTAKKDLINFLKKEKLEKAFLNSNNKTYVAVLNNDNISYQQCPQIAVDRSSLEVIQLLKEYEMVVVLDKKDVPIGYIDYMTLSTSLVHHYNHLEAYLNTILHTIDESCTVIDAEGKVLIWTKGAEQLFSVKAKDILGKPITDFFSADRLEILNALQHGTSVTHMQHQARHDLVVLINSNPVRLDDNIIGAVVSEMDITSQIRLNNELFSTSEKLFHLEEEVRKASLEDNPFTHIRGNSSTLKKTLDIAEKAATTNASVLIYGESGVGKELFAKAIHNLREDANAPFIAINCGAIPAGLFESEIFGYERGAFSGADQKGKKGKVELAKNGTLFLDEVGEMPLEMQVKFLRLLQEKKFFPVGGTKEIEVDFRIVAATNRDLQELIKEGKFREDLYYRLNVVNFTVPPLRKRPEDIIELTHYFLYEVSRQYNKPIHGISQDVMQNLLRHQWPGNIRELKNVVERLVVFSDNGEIKLDHLPREMNVEQSIASEQAHPFMQPLMSAEDDNRSLKARLEEYEKAILIEELKKAGGNKQLCAKNLQITRATLYNRLNRLGIDM is encoded by the coding sequence ATGGTGTCTGTCAAAAAAAACTTAAAAGATATCGTCAATCGACAAGCTAATTTTTTTACAGCGAAAAAAGATTTAATTAATTTCCTTAAAAAAGAAAAACTAGAAAAAGCATTTCTTAATTCAAATAACAAAACGTACGTAGCTGTTTTGAATAACGACAATATTTCCTACCAACAATGTCCGCAAATCGCTGTTGACAGGTCAAGTTTAGAAGTTATTCAATTACTTAAAGAATACGAAATGGTTGTGGTGTTAGATAAAAAGGATGTTCCTATTGGATACATCGATTACATGACATTGTCCACATCACTCGTCCATCACTACAACCATTTGGAAGCGTACCTCAATACGATATTACATACGATTGATGAATCCTGTACGGTCATTGACGCAGAAGGAAAAGTGCTCATTTGGACAAAGGGAGCGGAACAACTCTTTTCAGTGAAAGCAAAGGATATTCTAGGTAAACCCATTACAGATTTTTTCAGCGCAGATCGACTTGAAATATTAAATGCATTACAACATGGAACCTCCGTTACCCATATGCAACACCAAGCACGTCATGATTTAGTCGTCTTAATTAACTCAAATCCAGTACGGTTAGACGATAACATTATCGGAGCCGTCGTATCCGAAATGGATATTACAAGCCAAATACGTCTCAATAATGAATTATTTAGTACGTCCGAAAAATTATTTCATTTAGAAGAAGAAGTAAGAAAAGCTTCATTAGAGGACAATCCATTCACTCATATAAGAGGCAACAGTTCTACATTGAAGAAAACGCTTGATATCGCTGAAAAAGCTGCAACGACAAATGCGAGCGTATTAATTTACGGGGAAAGTGGTGTAGGTAAAGAACTTTTCGCAAAAGCCATTCACAATTTACGCGAAGATGCTAATGCTCCTTTTATCGCTATTAACTGCGGCGCGATTCCTGCGGGATTGTTTGAAAGTGAAATCTTTGGCTATGAGAGAGGCGCATTTTCCGGCGCCGACCAAAAAGGGAAAAAAGGAAAGGTAGAACTCGCTAAAAACGGTACTTTATTTTTAGATGAAGTCGGGGAAATGCCGCTGGAAATGCAAGTGAAATTTTTACGATTACTGCAAGAAAAGAAATTTTTCCCTGTCGGCGGCACAAAGGAAATTGAAGTCGACTTTCGGATTGTCGCCGCTACAAACCGTGATTTACAGGAGTTAATAAAAGAAGGGAAATTTAGGGAGGATTTATATTACCGCCTAAACGTTGTGAACTTCACCGTTCCCCCTTTACGCAAGCGCCCTGAAGATATTATTGAACTGACACATTATTTTCTCTATGAAGTATCAAGACAATACAACAAGCCGATTCATGGGATTTCACAAGATGTCATGCAAAACTTACTCCGCCATCAGTGGCCTGGAAATATTCGAGAACTCAAAAATGTCGTTGAGCGACTCGTTGTATTTTCAGATAACGGGGAAATTAAACTGGATCATTTACCCAGAGAGATGAACGTCGAGCAATCCATCGCTAGTGAACAAGCCCATCCATTCATGCAACCATTGATGAGCGCGGAGGATGACAATCGTTCATTAAAGGCGCGACTTGAAGAATATGAAAAAGCCATTTTAATAGAAGAACTTAAAAAAGCTGGTGGAAACAAACAGCTTTGTGCAAAAAACTTACAGATTACAAGAGCTACCTTATACAACCGACTCAATCGACTTGGCATCGACATGTAG
- a CDS encoding (2Fe-2S)-binding protein codes for MADNTMIVCRCEEITYGELVDTIEKYDCSARELKLRTRAGMGYCGGRSCRSMVDRIAHQGKEKSEAQISLKYQPPIRPVRFGDLGAVINEK; via the coding sequence ATGGCTGACAACACGATGATTGTTTGTAGATGTGAAGAAATTACATACGGCGAATTGGTCGATACGATTGAAAAATATGATTGTTCTGCGCGTGAATTGAAACTTAGGACTCGTGCAGGAATGGGCTATTGCGGCGGCAGATCATGCCGTAGTATGGTCGACCGCATTGCCCACCAAGGAAAAGAAAAAAGCGAAGCACAAATTTCATTAAAATATCAACCACCTATTCGTCCCGTTCGATTCGGTGATTTAGGAGCTGTTATCAATGAAAAATAG
- a CDS encoding (2Fe-2S)-binding protein: MKNRVIDHPVLDSIDEQKTISFTYDGKEYKGLPHESIAAALLANGIRTLRKHEESGTPRGIYCNIGHCFECRVTVNGQQGVRACLTRVSEGMNVASGEKLLTSVKDWRPEND, encoded by the coding sequence ATGAAAAATAGAGTGATCGATCATCCGGTACTGGATTCAATAGATGAACAAAAAACAATTTCATTCACGTATGACGGGAAAGAATACAAAGGGCTTCCCCATGAATCAATTGCAGCGGCTCTTTTGGCAAATGGCATTCGAACATTAAGAAAGCACGAAGAAAGTGGAACACCACGCGGAATTTACTGCAATATTGGCCACTGCTTTGAATGTCGTGTCACTGTCAATGGACAACAAGGGGTAAGGGCATGTTTAACAAGAGTTTCAGAAGGAATGAACGTAGCAAGCGGCGAGAAATTACTCACATCCGTGAAAGATTGGAGACCGGAAAATGACTGA
- a CDS encoding NAD(P)/FAD-dependent oxidoreductase, translating into MTDILIIGAGPAGLSAAITIAEHGLNVHVIDEYMDAGGRLLGQLYEEPNGNWWNGIKESNKLAEKASNLGVKISLNTSVNNIEKIDDKWVVYTDTNTYSTSHLLLATGAAEEPFPIPGWTLPGVMSVGAAQVMTNVQRVKPGERGVIIGVNVLSSAIAMELNLAKIDVATIALPKINQITEESGNPENVLNSLLHVAHMAPSAFVKFGSKLMKNDFMKKLGITFFPKGGVKMWGIPIQLRKAVIEIYGEERVEGVKMATISPTGEVIPGTEENISADFVCIAGGLYPLAELAAVAGCPFHLIEELGGYVPLHNNRMETTLDGLYVAGNITGIEGAKVAISQGVTAGLSIVHNSGKQKLDQEIAASIQAIEKTREEAYIQFHPDVKEGKKKLQQYWEAHKSSKQLVQS; encoded by the coding sequence ATGACTGATATTCTTATTATTGGCGCCGGCCCTGCAGGATTATCGGCTGCCATTACAATTGCTGAACATGGCTTAAACGTCCATGTCATCGATGAATATATGGATGCGGGCGGAAGGTTGTTAGGACAACTTTATGAAGAACCAAATGGAAATTGGTGGAATGGGATAAAAGAGTCTAACAAATTAGCAGAAAAAGCTAGTAATCTTGGTGTGAAAATAAGTTTAAATACATCCGTTAATAATATCGAAAAGATTGACGATAAATGGGTCGTTTATACAGATACAAATACTTATTCGACTTCGCATTTATTATTAGCTACTGGAGCTGCTGAAGAACCTTTCCCAATTCCCGGTTGGACATTACCTGGTGTCATGTCAGTAGGCGCGGCTCAAGTCATGACAAACGTTCAACGTGTCAAACCCGGAGAGCGCGGTGTCATTATTGGGGTCAATGTTCTTTCATCCGCCATTGCAATGGAACTTAATTTAGCGAAAATCGATGTCGCTACAATCGCGTTACCTAAAATAAATCAAATTACAGAGGAGAGCGGAAATCCAGAAAATGTTTTAAACTCGCTCCTTCATGTCGCTCATATGGCCCCTTCTGCCTTCGTAAAGTTCGGCAGCAAGCTCATGAAAAACGACTTTATGAAAAAACTGGGCATTACATTTTTCCCTAAAGGCGGGGTGAAAATGTGGGGCATTCCGATTCAACTTAGAAAAGCAGTCATTGAAATTTACGGTGAAGAACGTGTAGAAGGTGTAAAAATGGCTACAATCAGCCCTACCGGTGAAGTCATTCCGGGTACAGAAGAAAATATATCAGCGGACTTTGTTTGTATTGCTGGAGGTCTTTATCCATTGGCTGAACTCGCGGCGGTCGCTGGATGTCCATTCCATCTAATCGAAGAACTCGGCGGCTATGTTCCCCTCCATAATAATCGAATGGAAACAACATTGGACGGGTTATACGTGGCTGGCAATATAACAGGAATTGAAGGTGCAAAAGTTGCGATAAGTCAAGGCGTAACGGCCGGCCTATCTATCGTCCATAATTCTGGGAAACAAAAGTTAGACCAAGAAATTGCAGCATCGATTCAAGCGATTGAAAAAACACGTGAAGAGGCCTATATTCAGTTTCATCCAGATGTTAAAGAAGGCAAAAAGAAACTTCAGCAGTATTGGGAAGCGCATAAATCCAGTAAACAGCTTGTACAAAGTTAA
- a CDS encoding proline racemase family protein, producing the protein MLINNMYTTVDVHVAGEPLRIITDGLPEIKGDTQLERRAYCMEHLDDIRKVLMLEPRGHHGMYGCIITPPASPHADFGVLFLHNEGWSTMCGHGIVGVITMGIETGRFKVTEENQKFIIDSPAGEVIAYAKCKGTVVESVSFENVPSFVLERDVPVSIEGYNFKVDVAFGGAFYAVAQSKDLGLQVNNKDLPALQKWGTKIKHYIEEKINVVHPLESGLHGIYGVIFSDNPVDPNADLRNVTIFADEQVDRSPCGTGTCARLATLYEDGTLQEHGSFVHESITDGQFIGEILSLDKVDKHTAVIPKVTGQAFITGIHQFLVDPEDTLPQGFLLEEVEEKVKKEHIKS; encoded by the coding sequence ATGCTTATTAATAATATGTATACAACAGTTGATGTTCACGTTGCTGGGGAACCATTAAGGATTATTACGGATGGATTACCTGAAATAAAAGGGGACACACAATTAGAAAGACGTGCCTATTGTATGGAACATTTGGATGATATTCGAAAGGTGTTAATGCTTGAGCCAAGGGGACATCACGGCATGTATGGTTGTATTATTACGCCGCCAGCAAGCCCGCATGCTGATTTCGGGGTATTGTTTTTACACAACGAAGGTTGGAGTACGATGTGTGGGCACGGAATTGTTGGTGTAATTACGATGGGGATTGAGACGGGACGATTTAAAGTAACTGAAGAAAATCAGAAGTTTATTATCGACAGTCCAGCTGGAGAAGTCATTGCCTACGCTAAATGTAAAGGAACGGTTGTTGAATCGGTATCTTTTGAAAATGTCCCATCATTTGTTTTGGAAAGAGATGTCCCGGTCAGCATTGAAGGGTATAACTTTAAAGTAGATGTTGCTTTTGGGGGCGCTTTTTACGCAGTTGCACAGAGTAAGGATTTAGGTTTGCAAGTAAATAATAAAGACTTGCCAGCCCTTCAAAAATGGGGAACTAAAATTAAGCATTATATTGAAGAAAAAATAAATGTTGTACATCCACTTGAAAGCGGACTACATGGGATTTACGGGGTCATTTTTTCAGATAATCCTGTTGATCCGAATGCCGACTTAAGAAACGTTACAATTTTTGCAGATGAACAAGTGGATCGTTCGCCTTGCGGTACCGGAACATGTGCTAGACTCGCAACGCTTTACGAGGATGGAACTTTACAAGAACATGGTAGTTTTGTTCATGAAAGTATTACAGATGGTCAGTTTATTGGTGAAATTTTATCTTTAGATAAAGTCGATAAACATACTGCAGTAATTCCAAAGGTGACTGGACAAGCTTTTATCACAGGAATTCATCAGTTCCTAGTTGATCCGGAAGACACGTTACCACAAGGATTTTTATTGGAAGAAGTTGAGGAGAAAGTAAAGAAAGAGCATATAAAATCATAA